The nucleotide sequence TAAGTCATGGAGAATAGGGTTAGCCTTGTGCCTGAATGGAGGCCTCCATCTCTCCAGCCTTAGCGTCTTGCGGTGCTGACGGACCTCAGCTGGTGCCTTGGCTTGAGCCGATTATTTTAGTGTCTTCTGGAACTATTCACCAGCAGAGATgtgtacatttgttttttaaatggtttagttttagttagttaagTTAGCACCACAATCCTTTGCAGCCTTAGCGCCTTGCAGGACTGGTAGGCCTCGGTTGCGTCTGGAGTCTTGGCTTGAGGCGATATTTATCATTTGCCTTGGGATGTGTATACATATAGTTAGTTGAGTACTGGATCATCCAATCATACTCTAATAATGGAGTCACCTAAAGCTGCTACTCTTGTCTGAGGTCATGTGACAGCTCTTCGTTCAGTCCTGGAAGTTCCTACTGTGGTTCCACTGAGTCTGAGCAGCTTCTGAGGTTCCTGACATGATCGACTTTCTGCCAGAAAGCTTAGTGCCACGATGCTGCAGATTCATGGCATGGCTACCAAAAGTGAAGGCCCATAGAGGAATCTCTCACAACCCCAGCATTTGCTGTCACCGGTGTGATTCCTCCAAAAATCTATTACACCTGTGTGCATTAAAAACACAATGTgtgtgaaaacaaacaaaatgtgaaaaaggtttatatttataaatctgAATGTTAATTTGAACAATGAACTCACCATATAAGTAACATTACAAAGGGAGGAACATTATGTGGCCCTCCATCTACTATTCAAAGGCCAGTGTATCAGCATGTTATTCAGCCGCTGACAGGGTCCAAAATGAACtgttaaaaacaaatgtgtgtaaaAATGGCTTTGGGGAGGAAATACTGCGTTACCTGGCAGATGACTTTACAAactacaacaaaatattttctttaaattaaacCGATTTAGGTGACAAGCAATAATTTAAAAGAAAGACATAGCCTACAAACTACCCACTAAATGAAATGTACAAATTGCCACAGTGGGAAATTTACCATTTGAAGACATTCCATTTTATAATGTCCAGGTAGTACAGATAGTTTTAAAAATCAACAATTGTACCTGTTACCTTTGTATAATAATATCGATGTAAATGAATTTTAAATATGGGATAATGAGACAAAAACTGATACTCATTTGAACTTCTCGCAGTACAATACAGTAGCTATAACAACGTGCCTTTAAAATAGTGGTCGTTttcattgtttatatttaaatgtcCAACAAATGCAGcgcattattaaatatatacacattatttATTACAAGTTTGAATTTCCCTACTTGCCCACAGGCcattatatgattttttaattcACCTGAAGTGGCTTGAAGTAGTTGTACTTCCTTTCACACAATGGAAATCAATGTGCATCCCCTCCTAGCCtacgcattttttttttaatgttaataaacaaactgacaatgttaaaataacaaaaatactgtACTAAATAAGTACTGTACTAAATACTTTACATGGGAGCCATTTTTGTAAAAAGGCAGTTTATAAGTGTGTATTCAAAATCAAATTATGCTGATAAGTGATCatataaattgtaataaaaaatatttagtattaaattaaaaacatatgCACTGGTGAACTTACAAACCCCACTGCATATAGTTTTTAGAACCATTTTAAATgtgacagaaagaaagaaaaaaaccctGCAACATTAGTACCAATGAAATGATaccattattttttattgtaaacatttttgaaCTGAAGATTCACAATTTTATAAACACAGATGGTGGTATATTATTATTGAGTGCATTTGACACTATGGCCCAAGAAGTGTTTTTCTTATGTGTGGCTGCATGTGTTGCATATGGCCGTGTTGTGGGTCAGTTAGTTTTTGTGGTGTGCTGATCACTGTCGTGTTTGTGCAGTTGATTATTCTTGTAGCTTGTTGTCCCCCTGTCCTCTTCAAACCGTGGAAGGCAGTAAAGATCATACAAACGATGCGCTAAATCATCTGCCTCCGCCACCCCTTCACAGCTCTTCTGCCAGCTCTGTGGAATAGAGTCAATGCCATAATGTGCCCCTGCAATTGCCCCTGCCATGCAAGCAATGGTGTCAGTGTCACCACCCAGAGCCAAGCTGTAGGCTATTGTCCTCTCCAGTCCCCCAAACTGCTCTGGCAGCCCGTCCCGGGGCTCCAAACAATGCAGCACGCAGAAGATAGCGGTGGGTACAGACTGTAAAGCAGCGATGCCATTTCCTAATAAAAAACATGAGTGTCAACTACAAGAAAAACACAGCAGAATGCCATTATCAATGTCAAATCAATACTAACCCAGTTCAGATATGACCTCCTCAATGCTCACACTATTTTTGTCCATAAGTTCTTTCACCTTGTGCAAACGTGAGCAATATGGGAACTCCGATAAATTGAGTCTGTGGAATAAAACATAGTGGGTCAGATAACTCTTCTTAAAGCATGAAACGGAAGTTgcgatagtcttttcttccttATGGTGATGTATATTTGGGTGTAATATCTTCTCAAATAAGATCAAATTTAGGGGGGGTCTTGATTTTGtgattgtggtttgctattgctatGATCACATGTgtgtgacaggttgtcccgacTCCCGCCCTTGCGCCAGTAAACATGTTATCAGTGAAGAAAAGAGATGTCGTAATAAGAGGGAGGGAAatgaattttaaaatgtagatgaataaataatttataatgaaCACtaaaatattccataaaaaaaataatattttaaagggaAATTCAGTCAAAAATCCTGTaactcaaacagtagagcaatgcactagcaacaccaaggtcatgggtttaaTCCATGTCTGCCAAGTGTCTTCCAACGTAAAcgtattttgaaaaataaagtttatttatAAACTCAGTCAAAGTTAAATTCAATGTAATTCGAACATATTACATTATAGACTATTATAGTATAATAGTttagtttacatttttattagtttaagttttttatatttctatttaactttcatttatttatatttttagttttaagttaaacttaaaattttcATTCAAgttatgaaatattataatatttatatacaaatatatataaatatataatatttacatttaatttcagCCTTTATTCAAATCACAAAAACTTTTACCATTATAATAGTAAACAAAGACAACGATGCCTGGACAAAAACGGTTTaaacttcaaaatatcttcttcatGTTCCACAGGTTTATAaccaacatgagggtgagtaaatgacacaatttgcatttttgggtgaactatccctttatgaaACAACTGAAGTTCATATTTTTGATGGGCTTACTCACGCTTTAGCATCAAGCTGGGCTGTTTCATCTTTTTCCATCTCTTCCATTTCTGCGATCAGTTTGTTGATGAATTCTTTCGGCAGAGCCAAAGCGCCCTGGAGAGAAAGATGGACAGCAAGGGCCTGCAACACCGCCCCGTTGTAGCCCAGAGAGCATGAGTGTGTTAACATTGCACCAAGCTGTGAGTACTGCCAAAAACAGACAAGGACAGAATGTTAGCCTGGGACAGTCCGAATTAGCCAAATGAAGCATTTAAACAAGCAGTTCTTAACCTCTCTGACTCAAAGGCCGCAAATGTCCAACACAATAATCAAAGCTCCCTTCCCCCATATATGCGAAAGatattttcaatatttattctgtaattatgacaaaagctgcttgttttcaaacttttttccaTAAACAGAAACTGGATTATTGATATATTAAATAAACCACAATTCATTTTGTGATTCCAGAAGTTTCAGGAACTTTATGTTCTTCAGTAAAaacaatatacactcacctaaaggattcttagaaacaccatactaatactgtgtttgaccccctttcgccttcagaactgccttaatttcacatggcattgatttaacaaggtgctgaaagcattctttagaaatgttggcccatattgataggatagcatcttgcagttgatggagatttgtgggatgcacaacCAGGGAACGAAGCttccgttccaccacatcccaaagatgctatattgggttgagatttggtgactgtgggggccattttagtacagtgaactcactgTCAGgatcaagaaaccaatttgaaatggttcaagctttgtgacatggtgcattatcctgcattatcctgctgtaaggatgggtacatggtggtcataaagagatgacatggtcagaaacaatgctcaggtaggccgtgtcatttaaacgatgcccaattggcactaaggggcctaaagtgtgctaataaaacatcccccacaccattacaccaccaccaccagcctgcacagtggtaacaaggcatgatggatccatgttcacattctgtttacgccaaattctgactctaccatctgaatgtctcaacagaaatcaagactcatcagaccaggcaacatttttccagtcttcaactgttcaattttggtgagcctgtgcaaattgtagcctctttttcctatttgtagtggagatgagtggtactcggtggggtcttctgccgTTTtaagcccatccgcctcaaggttgtgtgtgttttggcttcacaaatgcttttctgcatacctcggttgtaatgagtggttatttcagtcaaagttgctcttctatcagcttgaatcagtgggcctattctcctctgacctctagcatcaacaaggcatttttacccacaggactgccgcatactggatgtttttcccttttcacaccattctttgtaaacccgagaaatggttgtgtgtgaaaatcccagtaactgagcagttTAGTAAAGTAGTAAAGTAACTTTCTTTCTTCCTCATTctaacattcagtttggagttcaggagattgtcttgaccaggaccacacccctaaatgcattgaagcaactgccatgtgtttggttgattagataatctcattaatgagaaactgaacaggtgttcctaataatcctttaggtgagtgtacatagaaaaaaatcaaggttgtgtttgttgtttttaatataaGAATAGGATTTGTTATTTTAAGTACATTTAACCATTTGATTTAAAcataataatttgtattatatatagTGTAAAGCTATTGCTGTTTGCAAATCAATCTTTTTTTCCAGTCTACTTAGCCCAAAATGCTTAGATTT is from Pseudorasbora parva isolate DD20220531a chromosome 10, ASM2467924v1, whole genome shotgun sequence and encodes:
- the LOC137090595 gene encoding ADP-ribosylhydrolase ARH3 produces the protein MSAAARIAAPMMLSRFRGALVGSVLGDCIGGEFEGAVDVPLDRVLQHLSALEDETRGDGILQYSDDTAMMRCVAESLLTRMAFDERDMARRFAKEYNLAPDRGYGSGVIQVLRKLASPHLKDVFQPAQSQFGGRGSFGNGGAMRTAPFALAFKSRNDVRKYSQLGAMLTHSCSLGYNGAVLQALAVHLSLQGALALPKEFINKLIAEMEEMEKDETAQLDAKALNLSEFPYCSRLHKVKELMDKNSVSIEEVISELGNGIAALQSVPTAIFCVLHCLEPRDGLPEQFGGLERTIAYSLALGGDTDTIACMAGAIAGAHYGIDSIPQSWQKSCEGVAEADDLAHRLYDLYCLPRFEEDRGTTSYKNNQLHKHDSDQHTTKTN